In the Oxyura jamaicensis isolate SHBP4307 breed ruddy duck chromosome 19, BPBGC_Ojam_1.0, whole genome shotgun sequence genome, gCTGCTTGCCCTTGATGGGGTGGAACTGCTTGCATATGGGAAGAAATCTCTCAGTCCTCTACAGTCCATTTTGCGTTGACTACCTCATCTTCATCACCATTCCCAATGTTGTAGTGGCTTTTATTGTTCCTCTGTTCACTTACCTCAGAATCATTATCAtcctgaggaaaagaaagctcagAATGAAAGCATGTGGACAAGCTACCGGCACCTACAAATCCGCCGAAATCCAGGTGGCCAGAACTAGTATTTTTATATGGCTCCTGGCGTTGCTCTCCTATGCTCCTTTCTTTGCGGGAGTCATATTTGATGCAACAAACCACCAGTGCCCCCTCGATCTCTACCCAAGCGTCTACATCTTCCGAAACTGCACGGCCATGATGATAACCATGAACTGTTTGGGGAACCCTCTGATATACACCCTGAAAGCCAAAGAGCTGGGGGCTAAACTCAAGTCTCTGAGATGCCTTTCTGCCAACCGCGTGCAAGCCTGCGCCGTGGCCAGTATCTGACGGGGACCGGGACCGGCGTTCAGCACCGCTCGGGGGACAGCGCCggcggccccgggccgggccccgcggaGGGACCGGGAGGGGACCGGGGAGGACCGGGGGGAGCGGAGTCCGCCAGCCGCCTTTGGGAGCGGCCCTTTTGTACAGTTTTAGTGGGTTCGGGGGCAGTTAAATGGCTGGAAAGCCGTGTGATTTTCCTTCTCGTTTGCAGTCAGGACTGTAGATTTGACTGCTGGATCTGTGGTTGGCGGCattcagtgctgttttgctgctgacATTTTATCTGCGGAACCTTATCTGACAGAATTTTATTCTATCTATATTTGTAGCTGCGTTACGTGATTCTGTGAGACGTTTGTGCCTACgcttttcatatttctgcttATAACTAGAAGTGAATCCGTGGTGTTGAAACGTGAGCTGCTCCAGGAGAAAACCTCCCTGGAGTTTTTCAGTACCAGAATTGTAGCGAAGCCTCTTGtacacagcaaagcaaaataaaaatgtcaaggCCAGGCGTTTTGTGAAAGAAAGAGGTctcaccctccctccttctccagaAAGGAAATTAGATATTGGGTCATTAACGTGTCAGACCCCAGTGGACATGAATGCTTGTGTTTGGTGACGGGGATGTTGCCCACAAGGGTCTCGGTGCTCGTTTGTCTTCTCTCTGCTCCTACACTGTCAGATGGGGAAGTCCTGGCTGAGGAGATCCTGGTGACAGCAGCCTGTCTATGTTTAATTTATGCTCAGGTGTTACTTAGTGGTGCCACAGGGCCGCGACGATGGCCTCACCCAGGCACCATCCAACCCCAACCGGCCCTCCCCGTGGAAGTTAGCCTTTTTAGGggtttatttctttgtctgtcATTATTTCAGCATTCCAAGCGGCTTGAGCCCAGACGGAACAACCCCAACACTCCGCTAAACAGCGGCTGcgagcaaaaaaaaacaaggcgttttgtgtaaaaaataaataaataatcccgCTGTAGGCCGAGGCGCCGCCGCTCGGCGCTGTGCTGGCCGCGCCTGGCGCTGGGCGGGGCGGCGCTGGGCAGGCCGGGCCTGCAGCGGGCCGGGGGCGCCATGCGGGCGGCTCGGAGCTGCGGGGTGtgcggggcggccggggcggcTCCGTACCGGTGCCCGCGCTGCGCTGAGGCTTAGTGAGAGGGGGagagggttggggggggggagccgggTTGGGGTGAGGGGGCCGGGTTGGGGTGAGGGGGCCCGCGGCGGCGACCCCCGCGTGAGGGGCGCCGCCGGGCCCTGATGGTCAGCTGTGTGCCCGCAGCTGCTCGGTGCCGTGCTGCAGGGCGCACCGCGCCCGCTGCCGCCGTGACGGGGATGGGATCGccgccgggagcggggccgcggcgcTGTCGGAGCCGGACGGGGCGGCGGAGGGGCTGGCAGCGCCCCGaggggcgggccgggccgggcagcgcGCAGGTACGGGGCTGGGGGGCGTGTACGGGGGTGGATGAGGGGGTAAGGGGTCAGGGTACCCCCGCCCCGGTTCTCCTTGCCGCCCCTAGGCAACCCCTGGTCGGTGGCAGACATCCTGGCGGAGGACGACGAGCAGGACCGCGTGCCGCTGCAGAAGCTCAAGCTGCTGGGTGAGCCTGAGGGGTCGGGGTGTGTGGGGGCCTGCCGGGCCAGCTGGGGTGGTGTTACTGCGACATTCTGGTTGTGCAGCTCACCTTGAAGCTTCCCGTGTCACATACCAGGCCTTTTGCCACCCCTCCTTGAGAACTTACCCTCAAAGTAACAATGTTCTAAACATTTGTAACTGCTCGGGATTAGCTCTCtctatctgtttttctttgaaggaGAATCTGAAGAATTGAGGGGCTTGCTCCTGAACCCACACCTccggcagctgctgctgacgattgatgaagcagaagagaagagctCCCTCATGAAAAAGTACATGCAGGAGCCGTTATTTGTTGAGTTTGCAGACTGCTGCTTGAGAATTGTTGAACCCCCAGAGAAGGAGAACATTCTTCCTGAGTGAGCTACCTTGGGAACATTTTGCTTTCGTTTGCTTCTCCGACAGAAGAGATCTTACTGCACCCCTCTGCTACTCTGGTGCACCATTCTGGGTATTTCCTCTGGGTTTGGTCACACTTCACTCATGGATGTCAGGActcaaatttttaatttagagtTGATAAACAGTGATACAGCATTGGACAGTTTTCTAGATACTAGGAAGTAAATTTGATATTATGTGGACTTGCAATCTTTTGGTACACAAATCCTGTCAACCATGGGAAGCGCTGCTTCCCAATacaattataattaaatatgtCAGCATTTCTCTTAATCCACAAACTGTTCTGAAATGgtttttgttacttttgttaCGGATGGTCAGACACCTTCACAAGATACTtaagagttttatttaaaagtggCCTACACAGAAGAGCTGGATGTTTTCAAGACCCATGTACGCAACAAAAAGATGGTATGGGCACCCCTAAGGAGAACTCTGGCCCCTCAGCTATGGCTAGGTAGTGCTAGAATACATGGCACTTGTGAGATCACACATATTTTGGTCCTGTAGATAAAAAGCAACAGTCCAGCGTTGCTTTTCCCTGAGACATCTGCCTTTAGTGTTACAGCTGACTGCTGCTTCCTCAGTCACAGGTTACGGAATGTTTGCGATCAGTCTGACTAGCTGTGCCTCTCAGTGAGAATCCAGCACACATCAGAAAGGTTTGCCTTTTTGCCATCTCATTACCAGCCTCTTGCTCTGCCCCTGTAGTGCCAGATTTCTGTTCAAGTATATACTGCTTAAAGCACTTGATCTAGTTTAATTATGTTGAGTGTTCTCGTAGTGCTGTTTCCTCTAATATGTGCGTGTGTGGGAGGAGGAGTATCCCCATGCATTCTAAATTTGTAGCATATTATATGTACAATGCATTGCTATAGAAAGCTCTGAGGTAGCAGCAGATACGGACGTTGAGTAatttgaaagcagcagcctgcagcagtcCTTCCCTGAATGAAAAGGTTCGGTATGTGCAGATGGCCAGAACTTAGGTTGGAAGGAGTCCTTTTCTGTCCAATAAAATCTGGTTAAATCCAGTGATAGAATAGGCAGCTGTATGGGGGCTGACATTTGCGTAATGCAGGGGAGACTTCTTACAGTGAAACTTGACAGAGCCCTAGAAGGAAAAGAGGTGGAGAGGTCAGTTGATACTTTGCAGGGTTATGAACTAGTTTGGCTATTCAAACTAATTACTGCCCTAGTACACAAGCAACTGTTGAATATGACTAAGGGTAGAGGAAGACCTGCAGGGGTGTCCTAGTACAAATTGATTTAAGATAAATGATTACTGTGACGAGTACCAATACCACAACTTGCACTGAAGTTAGCTTAAACTCTAAAGATCTGAGCATTTAGTTGGTACTGACTGCTTCCTCCTACGAGTAGTAATTGTGACCTTGCACAAGTTATATGCTTGCAAGCATAATTTTAGGCAGCTTCAAAAATTTAACGA is a window encoding:
- the ZNHIT3 gene encoding zinc finger HIT domain-containing protein 3; translation: MRAARSCGVCGAAGAAPYRCPRCAEAYCSVPCCRAHRARCRRDGDGIAAGSGAAALSEPDGAAEGLAAPRGAGRAGQRAGNPWSVADILAEDDEQDRVPLQKLKLLGESEELRGLLLNPHLRQLLLTIDEAEEKSSLMKKYMQEPLFVEFADCCLRIVEPPEKENILPE